The Salmo salar chromosome ssa06, Ssal_v3.1, whole genome shotgun sequence genome window below encodes:
- the LOC123743402 gene encoding brain protein I3, with protein MDSKPLLQDRPPAYANVVPGPYEYGQQHNYGAIPAPTPAPPGFQQPPPYQYPTGPGFQGGPSAQMGPAIAQQPYPGTYTIIQPSVVVVGGCPACRVGVLEDDFTCLGIMCAVFFFPLGILFCLALRQRRCPNCGATFG; from the exons ATGGACAGCAAACCTCTTCTCCAAGACCGTCCTCCCGCTTATGCTAACGTCGTCCCGGGGCCGTATGAATATGGCCAGCAGCACAATTATGGAGCTATCCCCGCCCCGACCCCTGCACCCCCGGGCTTTCAACAGCCGCCGCCATATCAGTACCCCACTGGCCCAG GGTTCCAAGGAGGCCCCAGTGCTCAGATGGGCCCAGCCATAGCCCAGCAGCCCTACCCTGGCACGTACACGATCATCCAGCcctctgtggtggtggtggggggctgCCCAGCCTGCAG AGTGGGCGTGCTGGAGGATGACTTCACCTGTCTGGGGATCATGTGTGCCGTCTTCTTCTTCCCCCTGGGGATCTTATTCTGCCTGGCACTGCGCCAGAGGAGATGTCCCAACTGTGGCGCCACCTTCGGATAG